TGATCTTCTGCTGAATATTACGATATTCCTCACTATCCAGTGTATTAACCTTAACCGTCTCGGCAAATATCTCCTCAAAATCCTCTCCAATCTGAGGAACCGGGTAGGAGATTATCGTAAAGGATGTTTCATCCAGTTTCATATATTCTTGTTTTAACAAGTTATCCTCACGATAATATTCTACATATAATTTCTGCTGCCTTTTATCCAGCTTAATAGCTTCTCTCTTATCTTCCGGTGCAAAGAGTTCTTCTCCAAACACCTCTATGACTGCAGGCCCTGCATAGAGACCTGCCTTTTGTTTATATTCCTCCAATGCCTGTTTAAGACATTCCAGCTTTCTCACTTTTAAAGCTTTATCCAGAAACAGTCCGATATCAAACCGATGATCATAATCATACTGGCGATTGGGACTTGTAGCATGATATCCAACCTTCATATGCTGTAGTTTATTTATGGCATTATAAGGTGCCCGGTAGATAACCGGTTCCAGTCCTAGCGCCCGGAAGTTCTGTACTGCATAACGCACCATACGTTCAAAACCCAGCTGATAACGGATATTAACATATTTCTTTTTCGTAATATCCAGACGGTTAGCGATAAATCCAAGTCGATATCCCTCTGTATAGGTATCTGCCATAGCTTTTACCTGCTCTTCCGGCAGAGAATTAAGGTACTCTGCCGTCCTGACTTCATTGTCAGTAATATAGTCTCCAAAGCGGTAAAGATATCGAAGGTCATTCAAATCCGATTCCATAATGATATCTGTTGCAAAGGATAACTCATGGTCCACAAGCTCCCTCACTCTGGCGTTCATGAGTACCTCACAATAGTCACTCATAAAATAGTAAATCGCTCTCTTAACATCCTTATAGGTAAATTCATCTTCTTCTTCAAAATAATTGTATACTTCTATAAATAGCTCCAGAAAAACAGTCAGTTCGTATAATCGGCACTCGTAAGCATAAATAATAACTTGCCTCAACTCTGCTGATAAAAAGGATAGAAGCTTCCCATACTTTTCTCCGAAAAGTTCCCTGGCATAAGCCGGATTAGCGTAGCTGGCAGCATAATTATCTCCAGTAATATCGTTGTATAGTGCTGTATTTAATGCCCTGAGCTCCTCTATGGTCATTTTGCTCAGACGATTCTCCTGAGCAAATTCTACCACGGACTTAACTAGCAGGATAAATGCTGCTGTTTTTTGAAAATAAGGCAGGTACTTTTCATTTACAGTCCTCTCCTGTTCAATGGAGGCAATTCGCTCCATTGCAAGTTCATAACGTTCCCTAATCAAATCATTGTCTTCTCCATATAA
The nucleotide sequence above comes from Variimorphobacter saccharofermentans. Encoded proteins:
- a CDS encoding aminopeptidase, translating into MNYTQLYGEDNDLIRERYELAMERIASIEQERTVNEKYLPYFQKTAAFILLVKSVVEFAQENRLSKMTIEELRALNTALYNDITGDNYAASYANPAYARELFGEKYGKLLSFLSAELRQVIIYAYECRLYELTVFLELFIEVYNYFEEEDEFTYKDVKRAIYYFMSDYCEVLMNARVRELVDHELSFATDIIMESDLNDLRYLYRFGDYITDNEVRTAEYLNSLPEEQVKAMADTYTEGYRLGFIANRLDITKKKYVNIRYQLGFERMVRYAVQNFRALGLEPVIYRAPYNAINKLQHMKVGYHATSPNRQYDYDHRFDIGLFLDKALKVRKLECLKQALEEYKQKAGLYAGPAVIEVFGEELFAPEDKREAIKLDKRQQKLYVEYYREDNLLKQEYMKLDETSFTIISYPVPQIGEDFEEIFAETVKVNTLDSEEYRNIQQKIIDVLDQGEYVRVLGAGRNYTDIKVMLFPISDPDKETIFENCVADVNIPVGEVFTSPVLKGTQGVLHVPKVYLNDLEYRELELIFEDGRIVEYNCGNFNEAAKNKSFIKENLLFNHESLPLGEFAIGTNTTAYRMGKKYNIAPRLPILIAEKTGPHFAIGDTCYKLSEEIKVYNPDGKEIVARDNEISILRKEDMAKAYFNCHTDITLPYDELKEIAVYKKDGTKITIIQDGRFVLEGTETLNKALDE